The Muricauda sp. SCSIO 65647 genome includes a region encoding these proteins:
- a CDS encoding acyl-CoA dehydrogenase, translated as MGTTTYSEGLLPYIPFYYVIWSDDLLSASEVQVVRQAFESDESLSDDDKTILGSWLDKENPPKDGEIKKWQQLITESHVTLIESEIYPLETFSQKVAQFYGGHGKPNEQLQEIERNLGIQPNHYNHLFNVEVVHQPFSNHYDGSKIDILLNAAYENELKVFREFLEQPIFKWEILRDKEEARSKVLEQLKVLSSHGWGALAYPRAYGGKENIESYATIFEHLMYVDGSLAVKFGVQFGLFGGSVHHLGSKKHHDLYLEDTGSGKLLGCFAMTETGHGSNVRGIKTTATYVHGDRALVIHTPGKNDNKEYIGNALHATMATVFAQLIVAGKTMGVHAVLVPLRNDNHELLEGIHIDDNGHKLGLNGVDNGKIWFNQAKVPVENLLDRYGSIDQNGKYRSEIKNANKRFFTMLGTLVGGRICVAKGALAGSKMALTITTKYALKRRQFNDNIKIQEDLLIDYPSHQLRLIPKVASAYVYHIVLQRAMQDYAQSEHKDKRKIETQVAGLKATVTHFSTETIQECREACGGKGYLLENRIADLKNDTDIFTTFEGDNTVLLQLCAKGVLSDFKSELNSGGFVSVLKLLGTRISDRFATINPAYVNKVDSTHLYNHKFHLHALDFRLRRLTYTAAMRIRNYIKKGMPSYQAFLKVQTHLIELGRAYSDALAMKWYYDFVVKMDDGDHKELMYQLGALHGLSIIRKNASWYLEQGYFGSTKSKAIRQRVERLSTELRPHINALVEGFGIPDQLLTAPIAD; from the coding sequence ATGGGCACAACTACCTATAGTGAGGGGCTCTTACCGTACATCCCCTTTTACTATGTCATTTGGTCTGACGACCTTTTATCGGCCTCAGAAGTACAAGTAGTAAGACAAGCATTTGAATCGGACGAATCATTGTCTGATGATGATAAAACAATACTAGGGTCTTGGTTGGATAAGGAAAATCCGCCAAAAGATGGGGAGATCAAAAAATGGCAGCAACTGATCACCGAAAGCCATGTTACCTTAATCGAGAGTGAAATCTATCCCTTGGAGACATTTTCGCAAAAAGTGGCTCAGTTTTATGGCGGTCACGGTAAACCCAACGAGCAGCTACAAGAGATTGAACGCAATTTGGGTATTCAGCCCAATCACTACAACCATCTTTTCAATGTAGAAGTGGTGCATCAACCCTTCTCAAACCACTACGACGGATCGAAAATCGACATCTTGCTCAACGCAGCATATGAAAATGAGCTAAAAGTTTTCAGGGAATTTTTGGAGCAGCCCATTTTTAAATGGGAAATTCTACGCGACAAAGAAGAGGCCCGTTCAAAGGTATTGGAGCAACTAAAAGTCTTGTCATCACATGGGTGGGGTGCCTTGGCCTATCCCAGGGCGTATGGCGGTAAGGAAAACATTGAAAGCTATGCCACCATTTTTGAGCATCTGATGTATGTAGATGGCAGTTTGGCGGTCAAGTTCGGCGTGCAATTCGGCCTTTTTGGTGGTAGTGTACATCATTTGGGCAGTAAAAAACACCATGATCTGTATCTTGAAGATACAGGTTCGGGCAAACTGTTGGGCTGTTTTGCCATGACCGAAACAGGTCACGGTAGTAATGTGCGGGGCATTAAAACCACGGCCACCTATGTACATGGTGACCGGGCCTTGGTCATTCATACCCCGGGCAAAAATGACAACAAAGAATATATTGGCAATGCCCTGCATGCCACCATGGCCACGGTTTTTGCACAATTGATCGTAGCTGGAAAAACTATGGGCGTACATGCCGTTCTGGTGCCGTTGAGAAATGATAATCACGAGTTATTGGAAGGCATCCATATTGATGATAACGGCCATAAACTGGGCCTAAATGGTGTCGATAACGGTAAAATATGGTTCAATCAGGCAAAAGTTCCCGTTGAAAACCTACTGGACAGGTATGGAAGCATTGATCAAAATGGTAAGTACCGATCTGAAATCAAAAATGCCAACAAACGCTTTTTTACCATGTTGGGCACACTGGTCGGGGGGCGCATCTGTGTGGCAAAGGGTGCTTTGGCCGGGTCTAAAATGGCGCTTACCATCACTACCAAGTACGCCCTGAAAAGAAGACAGTTCAATGATAATATCAAAATACAGGAAGATTTGTTGATAGATTACCCCAGTCATCAACTTCGACTGATACCTAAAGTCGCCTCGGCCTACGTGTATCACATTGTACTCCAAAGGGCCATGCAAGACTATGCCCAAAGTGAACATAAAGACAAAAGAAAAATAGAAACCCAAGTGGCCGGGCTGAAAGCGACCGTTACCCACTTTTCGACAGAGACGATCCAAGAATGTCGTGAAGCTTGTGGCGGTAAGGGATATCTGCTTGAAAATCGAATTGCCGACCTTAAGAACGATACTGATATTTTCACCACTTTTGAAGGTGATAATACGGTGCTTTTACAACTTTGCGCCAAGGGTGTACTTTCCGATTTCAAATCAGAATTGAATTCTGGTGGTTTTGTAAGTGTTCTGAAACTACTGGGCACAAGAATCTCCGATAGGTTCGCGACCATCAATCCCGCTTACGTCAATAAAGTTGACAGTACCCATCTCTACAACCATAAGTTTCATTTACATGCCCTTGATTTCAGATTACGAAGGCTGACCTACACCGCTGCCATGCGCATCAGAAATTACATCAAAAAAGGAATGCCCAGTTATCAAGCTTTTCTAAAGGTACAGACCCATCTCATCGAATTGGGCAGGGCCTATAGCGATGCCCTGGCCATGAAATGGTATTATGATTTTGTCGTTAAGATGGATGATGGTGACCATAAAGAGTTGATGTACCAACTGGGTGCCCTTCATGGACTATCGATCATTCGAAAAAATGCCTCTTGGTATTTGGAGCAAGGGTATTTTGGCAGTACCAAATCAAAGGCCATACGACAACGGGTCGAGCGTTTGAGCACTGAGCTCAGGCCACATATCAACGCTTTGGTCGAAGGTTTCGGCATACCTGACCAACTATTGACAGCCCCGATAGCCGATTAG
- a CDS encoding GIN domain-containing protein, whose product MKKLILPLLLLSVISSVAQRKPKIKGNRVVTEVNDELPPFNAIVLNDDLDIKLKKSFGPGYRIEADDNLVDILKFKVEDSTLVISSFYTVTSKKKFNITIEFDELKAVTMRAGSIVCEDIISNDIMYIDAFGDSELNLKADASVLDLNMEDASSGDFNLDVDSLNINLKSRAKPSIYTVNGVTRLQVQDNANIVLEGTSDDLVAAVHGNAKLKGERMEAASIKLTVQESANVNVYAYRDLELSSKGNARTYLYGTPKITVLEFLDTSQLIKKN is encoded by the coding sequence ATGAAAAAACTCATTCTACCATTATTGTTGCTGTCAGTGATTTCATCAGTGGCCCAACGCAAACCAAAGATCAAGGGAAACCGCGTGGTGACCGAAGTGAATGATGAATTGCCCCCTTTCAATGCCATAGTGCTGAACGATGATTTGGATATTAAATTGAAAAAATCTTTCGGACCGGGCTATCGTATAGAAGCTGATGATAATTTGGTCGATATTCTGAAATTTAAGGTTGAAGACAGCACACTGGTCATTTCTTCCTTTTATACCGTAACATCGAAGAAAAAATTCAATATCACAATAGAATTCGATGAATTGAAAGCGGTGACGATGCGCGCAGGTAGTATTGTTTGTGAAGACATCATTTCAAACGATATAATGTACATAGATGCTTTCGGTGATTCAGAATTGAACCTAAAGGCCGATGCTTCGGTTTTGGATTTGAACATGGAAGATGCCAGTTCTGGTGACTTCAATCTCGATGTTGATTCGTTGAACATCAACCTCAAGAGCAGGGCAAAACCTTCGATCTATACGGTCAATGGCGTTACCAGGTTACAGGTGCAAGACAATGCCAATATTGTACTTGAGGGTACTTCTGATGATTTGGTTGCAGCGGTACACGGAAATGCAAAACTGAAAGGCGAACGAATGGAAGCCGCATCGATCAAGTTAACCGTTCAAGAATCGGCAAATGTCAATGTATATGCCTATCGCGATTTAGAACTGAGCTCAAAGGGCAATGCCAGGACCTATCTATACGGAACACCAAAAATCACGGTTTTGGAATTTTTGGATACTTCCCAATTGATCAAAAAAAACTAA